One Nostoc punctiforme PCC 73102 DNA window includes the following coding sequences:
- a CDS encoding phenylacetate--CoA ligase family protein — MNCKPRQQRVIKAFEDFLSTPLETVLQRHLNTQTSAALTLFHDVAANVPAYKAFLAEREINPATIQTLEEFQKLPAIAKQNYILRYPLADLCHNGQLEACDTIAASSGSSGKPTFWPRFFTDELQIATRFEQIFHDSFHSDTRRTLAVICFTLGTWVGGMFTTNCCRYLASKGYLISVITPGNNKEEILRVVQELGSAFEQVVLLGYPPFLKDVIDTGIARGVEWQQYQIKLVMAGEVFSEEWRSLVGERVGSQNPCYDFASLYGTADAGVLGNETPLSICIRRFLAINPDAARALFGESRLPTLVQYDPCNRFFEVQDGGLLFSGDNGIPLVRYDILDTGGIISYDAMLQFLAEWGFNPLENLRSDSQELPRGIHQLPFVYVFGRSNFTVSYFGANIYPENVTVGLEQPGIQEWVTGKFVLQVKEDADKNRFLSVVVELGAGVEGSEDRKQAIASSILSQLLRLNGEFANYVPVEYQTPLVTLAPMGDFEYFPIGVKHRYTRQ, encoded by the coding sequence ATGAACTGCAAACCACGACAGCAGCGAGTAATTAAAGCATTTGAAGATTTTTTGTCTACTCCCCTAGAAACAGTATTGCAACGGCATCTCAACACTCAAACTTCGGCAGCTTTAACTTTATTTCATGATGTGGCGGCTAATGTACCTGCCTACAAAGCTTTTTTAGCTGAAAGGGAAATTAATCCCGCGACTATTCAAACCTTGGAGGAGTTTCAAAAACTCCCAGCGATCGCTAAACAAAATTATATACTGCGTTATCCCTTAGCTGACTTGTGCCACAACGGACAACTAGAAGCGTGTGATACGATCGCCGCTTCATCAGGTTCTAGTGGTAAACCGACATTTTGGCCTCGTTTTTTCACAGATGAACTCCAAATCGCCACACGTTTTGAACAGATTTTTCACGATAGTTTTCATTCAGATACCAGACGTACCCTAGCAGTGATTTGTTTCACTTTAGGCACTTGGGTAGGTGGGATGTTTACCACTAATTGCTGTCGTTATCTTGCTAGCAAAGGTTATCTCATCAGCGTAATTACTCCTGGTAACAACAAAGAAGAAATCTTGCGAGTTGTCCAAGAACTAGGTTCAGCATTTGAACAAGTGGTGCTGTTGGGATACCCGCCATTTTTAAAAGATGTAATTGATACTGGTATTGCCCGTGGTGTGGAGTGGCAGCAATATCAGATTAAATTAGTGATGGCGGGAGAAGTATTTAGTGAAGAATGGCGGAGTTTAGTTGGTGAAAGAGTTGGTTCACAAAATCCTTGCTATGATTTTGCATCACTTTACGGCACTGCGGATGCAGGAGTTTTAGGTAATGAAACACCGTTAAGTATCTGCATTCGCCGTTTTTTAGCAATAAATCCCGATGCAGCTAGAGCATTATTTGGGGAATCGCGTTTACCCACACTTGTACAATATGATCCTTGCAATCGCTTTTTTGAAGTTCAAGATGGCGGATTGCTGTTTTCGGGAGATAATGGTATTCCCTTAGTGCGTTATGACATTTTAGATACTGGCGGAATAATTAGTTATGATGCGATGCTGCAATTTTTAGCTGAATGGGGATTCAATCCGCTTGAAAATCTGCGTTCTGACAGTCAAGAATTACCTAGAGGTATTCATCAGCTACCTTTCGTTTATGTATTCGGGCGTTCTAACTTTACAGTTTCCTACTTTGGCGCAAATATCTATCCCGAAAATGTGACGGTGGGATTAGAGCAACCAGGAATTCAAGAATGGGTGACTGGTAAATTCGTGTTGCAGGTGAAGGAAGATGCAGACAAGAATCGATTTTTATCTGTGGTTGTGGAGTTAGGAGCAGGGGTAGAGGGTAGTGAAGATAGAAAGCAAGCGATCGCATCTTCTATTCTTTCACAACTGCTACGGTTAAATGGCGAGTTTGCTAATTATGTTCCGGTAGAGTATCAAACACCACTGGTTACATTAGCGCCAATGGGTGATTTTGAATATTTCCCTATTGGGGTGAAACATCGTTATACGCGTCAATAG
- a CDS encoding serine/threonine-protein kinase: protein MQLYCSRQHTNNGGNRFCTHCGEPLPLAVGQVVDNRYQIIRHLGQGGFGRTYLAEDISQSHRTCVLKEFAPQVQEHQDLQKAKELFEREANVLKKLQHPQIPRFHASLQVKIGTKDFFFLVQDYVDGDNYYQLLEQRENEGKTFSEEEVITLLQQILPVLAYIHSQDVVHRDISPDNLIWRRSDNLPVLIDFGGVKQLPASQGFWQTKLVGNNTLLGKKGYAPEEQLRQGKAFFSSDLYSLAVTSLVLLTGQEPQKLYDSYQGIWGWGKQIRVSSKLEAVLKKMVAYKPSDRYQRAEQILKDLPSSSAAKSTGNSITTKIKTMVVAPGRQRASAIVSRFQNRTQAIAKPISFPLWIRPFMMSLGGTALVVLTGAGAWGVVNAVIRSVSSITIPSISLPQIPQFPSGKPGSDKGKNPNLQEIISRRQQLEITEGFFIPFVDDLFYTKKPELKGRSLTSKPEDAGLRDEWSGIADDLLNKIEQAKLSTEARQKLGKYSQKDYDTWRRQARSGQLGNYTLEQLNKDTNEKFDRLFPGQERGKLNQKTFGQIWYAIAADRVSKVQSGK, encoded by the coding sequence ATGCAACTCTATTGCAGTAGACAACACACAAATAATGGTGGTAACCGCTTTTGTACCCATTGTGGTGAACCATTACCTCTTGCTGTGGGACAGGTTGTGGATAATCGCTATCAAATTATCCGTCATTTAGGGCAGGGCGGCTTTGGACGCACCTATTTGGCGGAGGATATAAGTCAATCCCATCGAACCTGTGTGCTGAAGGAATTTGCGCCCCAAGTACAAGAACATCAAGATTTACAAAAAGCTAAAGAGTTATTTGAGCGAGAAGCCAATGTTCTGAAAAAACTCCAGCATCCACAGATTCCGCGTTTTCACGCCTCGCTACAAGTGAAAATAGGTACTAAAGATTTTTTCTTTTTAGTACAAGATTATGTGGATGGTGACAATTACTACCAATTATTAGAACAACGCGAGAACGAAGGCAAAACTTTCAGTGAAGAGGAAGTAATCACCCTACTGCAACAGATTTTACCTGTATTAGCTTACATCCACTCACAAGATGTTGTTCACCGTGATATCTCTCCTGATAATTTAATTTGGCGGCGTTCTGATAATCTACCCGTGCTGATTGATTTTGGTGGTGTCAAGCAATTGCCAGCTTCTCAAGGTTTTTGGCAGACGAAGTTGGTGGGAAATAATACTTTGCTGGGTAAAAAAGGCTACGCTCCAGAAGAGCAGTTACGGCAAGGGAAAGCATTTTTTAGTAGTGATTTATACTCTTTAGCGGTTACGTCACTGGTGTTGCTTACAGGGCAAGAACCGCAAAAATTATACGACAGCTACCAGGGAATTTGGGGTTGGGGAAAACAAATCCGAGTTAGTTCCAAACTGGAAGCGGTGTTAAAAAAGATGGTGGCTTATAAACCGAGCGATCGCTATCAACGAGCCGAGCAAATCCTCAAAGATTTACCATCATCAAGTGCGGCTAAATCAACTGGCAATTCGATTACCACCAAGATTAAAACGATGGTAGTTGCTCCGGGAAGACAACGCGCCAGCGCTATTGTGAGTAGATTTCAGAACAGAACGCAAGCGATTGCCAAACCGATATCTTTCCCTCTTTGGATTCGTCCTTTTATGATGAGTTTAGGGGGAACAGCTTTAGTTGTTTTAACCGGCGCAGGTGCTTGGGGGGTAGTAAATGCAGTTATTCGCAGCGTATCTTCAATTACCATCCCATCAATTTCATTACCGCAAATTCCCCAGTTTCCAAGCGGTAAACCAGGTAGTGACAAAGGAAAAAACCCTAATCTCCAGGAAATTATCAGTCGTCGCCAACAGCTAGAAATTACTGAAGGATTTTTTATTCCCTTCGTAGATGATTTATTTTATACAAAAAAACCAGAATTAAAAGGACGTAGCCTAACATCTAAACCTGAAGACGCTGGTTTACGAGATGAATGGTCTGGTATCGCTGACGATTTATTGAATAAAATAGAACAGGCAAAGCTCAGTACAGAAGCTCGTCAAAAATTAGGTAAATATAGTCAAAAAGATTACGATACATGGAGACGACAAGCGCGATCCGGCCAATTGGGGAACTATACACTTGAGCAACTGAACAAAGACACAAATGAAAAATTTGATCGGTTGTTTCCTGGTCAGGAGCGTGGGAAACTGAATCAAAAGACCTTCGGTCAAATTTGGTATGCGATCGCTGCCGATCGAGTCAGTAAAGTACAATCTGGCAAGTAA
- a CDS encoding serine/threonine-protein kinase, whose protein sequence is MTKIYCYKGHENSPGSRFCLQCGEKLSGAPMSYSIQPGLTLGDRYVIVRQIGQGGFGRTYLAEDVNRFRELCVLKEFSPQVQTAYVVQKAEELFEREASVLYKLQHPQIPRFRELLRLNLGGKEYLFLVQDYVEGETYNSLLNARLQQGLRFTEAEVRQLLQQILPVLEYIHSLGVIHRDISPDNLMLRTVDKLPVLIDFGGVKQVVATVASEYYQPGMVASSPSPTLLGKVGFAPPEQMQTGLVSPHSDLYALAASMLVLLTGKQPQELIDTYNLTWQWRREVSVSPVLAQVLDKMLSARPSDRYQSVRQVIEALNPPPANFPPTQYPTPPQPTSATVAISPPSPSSPSSPPSPPPPSWWTPTKTFLVAAAVAGSVGLIWWGVNSSRNDIGEVQPTPTASPTPTSNQPTDPLAQYSPAERQRKEKLNDRRQQLGINSNFYVNLVNQVFWDRNPSVRGRTLSDGTEDEGLRAEWDKTASELLEKLAPLSSNTRRQLGTYTSAERDRWKVEVNKINVGSRSLYDLGDAAFLSVFPEQRGKDFRDQPIGQVWYGFVSDKLSAILSGSAFQKLVFDPGATGKTVSGNLQPGSGKVFIAGLAKNQSLELKLQANSQVLLSVYSPSGKIQFLEDSTKRSLSTKLPENGFYEFVVVSTASKPVDYELTVTAENPTPPPSPTPTPTETSTPEPTPTPTSTPTETPTPELTPTPSAEVTPQKN, encoded by the coding sequence ATGACCAAAATATATTGTTATAAAGGACATGAAAATTCCCCAGGTAGTCGCTTTTGTCTCCAGTGTGGTGAAAAATTGTCGGGTGCGCCCATGAGTTATAGTATCCAACCGGGACTAACTTTAGGCGATCGCTATGTAATTGTGCGTCAAATTGGCCAAGGTGGCTTTGGACGCACTTATTTAGCCGAAGATGTCAACCGTTTCCGCGAACTTTGTGTTTTAAAAGAATTTTCCCCCCAAGTTCAAACCGCTTACGTTGTTCAAAAAGCAGAAGAACTGTTTGAGAGAGAAGCGAGTGTTCTCTATAAACTGCAACATCCGCAAATTCCCCGCTTCCGAGAACTGCTGCGGCTAAACTTAGGCGGCAAAGAATATCTGTTTTTGGTACAAGATTATGTAGAAGGGGAAACTTACAATTCTTTGTTAAATGCGCGGTTACAGCAGGGTTTGCGCTTTACAGAAGCAGAAGTACGCCAATTGTTGCAGCAAATTTTGCCAGTGTTGGAATACATCCACTCACTGGGAGTAATTCATCGAGATATTTCTCCAGATAACTTAATGCTTCGGACTGTTGACAAATTGCCAGTTTTAATTGATTTTGGCGGTGTCAAACAAGTAGTAGCAACCGTAGCTTCCGAATATTACCAACCCGGCATGGTTGCATCTTCCCCATCACCAACCCTATTAGGTAAGGTTGGATTTGCGCCCCCAGAACAGATGCAAACTGGGTTAGTATCTCCCCACAGCGACTTATACGCTTTAGCAGCATCAATGTTGGTTTTACTGACAGGGAAACAGCCACAAGAATTAATTGATACCTATAATCTTACCTGGCAATGGCGACGGGAAGTAAGCGTAAGTCCGGTTTTGGCACAGGTATTAGATAAAATGCTATCTGCCAGACCAAGCGATCGCTATCAATCAGTTCGTCAAGTAATCGAAGCCCTCAACCCGCCCCCAGCTAACTTTCCCCCAACTCAATATCCCACCCCACCACAACCCACATCCGCCACCGTCGCCATCTCCCCCCCATCCCCCTCATCTCCCTCATCCCCCCCATCTCCCCCCCCTCCCTCTTGGTGGACACCAACAAAAACTTTCTTAGTGGCGGCGGCGGTAGCTGGTAGTGTTGGATTAATTTGGTGGGGAGTGAATAGCAGCCGCAACGATATCGGGGAAGTTCAACCTACTCCTACAGCCAGCCCGACTCCAACCAGTAACCAACCAACCGATCCTTTAGCGCAATATTCACCAGCAGAACGGCAGCGTAAAGAAAAATTAAACGATCGCCGTCAACAGTTGGGGATTAACTCTAACTTCTATGTGAACTTGGTGAATCAAGTTTTTTGGGACAGAAACCCCAGTGTACGCGGGCGCACTCTCAGCGATGGGACTGAAGATGAGGGTTTGCGGGCAGAATGGGATAAAACAGCCTCAGAATTGCTGGAAAAACTAGCACCCCTGAGTTCGAATACCCGCCGACAACTGGGAACTTATACAAGCGCTGAACGCGATCGCTGGAAAGTAGAAGTCAACAAAATCAACGTTGGTAGTCGTTCTTTGTATGATTTGGGAGACGCTGCATTTTTAAGTGTATTCCCTGAACAGCGTGGTAAAGATTTCCGAGATCAGCCCATTGGACAAGTTTGGTACGGTTTTGTTAGCGATAAACTCAGTGCGATCCTCTCCGGTAGCGCTTTCCAGAAACTTGTCTTTGATCCGGGCGCTACTGGCAAAACAGTCAGTGGTAATCTTCAACCTGGTAGTGGCAAAGTATTTATTGCTGGACTTGCTAAAAATCAATCTCTGGAATTGAAACTACAAGCAAATTCCCAAGTTTTGTTATCAGTCTATTCACCCTCTGGCAAAATCCAATTTTTAGAAGATTCTACCAAGCGTAGTTTATCAACTAAATTACCAGAAAACGGATTTTACGAGTTTGTCGTGGTTTCCACAGCATCGAAACCAGTAGACTATGAACTCACCGTTACAGCAGAAAATCCCACTCCTCCCCCATCGCCAACACCTACACCCACGGAAACATCCACGCCTGAACCAACACCAACACCAACATCTACTCCCACAGAAACCCCCACACCTGAACTTACACCTACGCCTAGTGCTGAGGTGACTCCCCAGAAGAATTAA
- a CDS encoding GNAT family N-acetyltransferase — protein MINISSASELTYSSDSFKYFPEIETENYILKLASNKDELEPIFRLRFQAFNIELGVGYSISHLSQMDQDDFDAVFDHLIIICKQTDQIIGSCRLQTYNTASENLGFYSAKYFDINAITDSVLQLSVEIGRVCIAKKYRSLKTFVLLWQGVNNYLSFTKSKYLLGCVSLPTQDPLVACCAYNYFQQNALMHPNILVYPNSQSFLEVSQSHPDPSNLEIPNILKIYLASGAKVCSLPAINKQFGIDFLVIFDSVQFGV, from the coding sequence ATGATAAACATTAGTTCTGCATCTGAACTTACTTATTCATCTGATTCCTTCAAATATTTTCCCGAAATCGAAACTGAAAACTATATCCTAAAACTTGCTTCAAATAAAGACGAATTAGAACCAATTTTCAGGTTGCGCTTTCAAGCTTTTAATATTGAACTAGGTGTAGGATACTCTATTTCTCACTTGAGTCAGATGGATCAAGACGACTTTGATGCAGTTTTTGATCATTTAATCATTATTTGTAAACAAACCGATCAAATAATTGGAAGCTGTCGACTACAAACTTATAATACAGCATCTGAAAACTTGGGTTTTTACTCAGCTAAGTACTTTGATATTAATGCAATTACCGATTCAGTGCTTCAATTAAGTGTGGAAATTGGACGTGTATGCATAGCAAAGAAATATCGTAGTCTTAAAACATTTGTATTGCTTTGGCAAGGAGTTAATAATTATTTATCTTTTACCAAAAGTAAATATCTTCTTGGTTGTGTATCATTACCAACACAAGATCCTTTAGTAGCTTGCTGTGCTTACAATTATTTTCAACAAAATGCACTTATGCATCCAAATATTTTGGTTTATCCCAATTCACAATCTTTCTTAGAAGTTTCTCAATCACATCCAGATCCATCTAACCTTGAGATTCCTAATATTCTAAAAATATATTTAGCTAGTGGTGCTAAAGTATGTAGTCTTCCAGCTATTAATAAGCAGTTTGGCATTGATTTCTTAGTCATATTTGATAGCGTACAATTTGGGGTTTAG
- a CDS encoding DMT family transporter: MLVDIMGLKMLHFSQLPWLIVTMSAFCNCLGNILIKQSRLASNNSTSFIVTITSPWFIAGLIAYCIGLLLFAKALDKLPISIVVPTSQGIGFILVNFISYWLFKESLTFNQIIAVSLIFAGIVVIAYQ; the protein is encoded by the coding sequence TTGCTTGTTGATATTATGGGATTAAAAATGCTTCATTTTTCACAATTACCTTGGTTAATTGTTACTATGTCTGCTTTCTGCAATTGTCTTGGCAATATTCTAATAAAGCAGTCACGTTTAGCAAGTAATAATTCTACTAGTTTTATTGTAACCATCACTTCTCCTTGGTTTATTGCTGGTTTGATTGCTTACTGTATAGGGTTACTTTTATTCGCCAAAGCACTAGATAAACTCCCTATTTCTATAGTAGTACCAACATCTCAAGGAATTGGATTTATTTTAGTTAATTTTATTTCCTATTGGCTATTTAAAGAAAGTTTGACATTCAACCAAATTATTGCAGTAAGTTTGATCTTTGCTGGGATTGTTGTCATAGCCTATCAATAA
- a CDS encoding threo-3-hydroxy-L-aspartate ammonia-lyase: protein MSQTNSVTITDVQAAQERILGIAHRTPVLTSRMVNDRTNSQVFFKCENFQRTGAFKFRGAYNALAQLSVAQKQTGVITYSSGNHAQAIALAGKLLNIPTTIVMPDDAPTVKQTATRGYGAEIILYNRQEANREELAQSLASDRSLTLIPPYDHPHVVAGQGTTALELIQEVGELDLLLVCCGGGGLLSGCAIAAKALLPNCKVIGVEPALADDATRSFHTKTLQTVKNPDTIADGARTPSLGKITFPLVLHYVDDMVTVSEEAILRTMFFLWERLKIVVEPTGVLAAAALLEGVVTAPESRIGVIISGGNVDLAQVGKLFSGGF, encoded by the coding sequence ATGTCACAAACTAATTCCGTTACTATAACTGATGTGCAAGCAGCACAAGAGCGAATTTTGGGAATTGCCCATCGCACGCCGGTGCTAACTTCTAGAATGGTTAACGATCGCACCAATAGCCAAGTATTCTTTAAATGCGAGAACTTTCAACGCACCGGGGCATTTAAATTTAGAGGGGCGTATAATGCCTTAGCGCAACTATCGGTAGCCCAAAAACAAACAGGCGTTATCACCTATTCATCAGGAAATCATGCTCAAGCGATCGCTCTAGCTGGTAAACTCCTCAATATCCCTACCACTATTGTCATGCCTGATGATGCACCCACTGTCAAACAAACTGCGACTCGTGGTTATGGTGCAGAGATAATTTTATACAATCGCCAGGAGGCAAACCGAGAAGAATTAGCCCAAAGTTTAGCAAGCGATCGCTCTTTGACACTCATCCCTCCTTACGATCATCCCCATGTAGTCGCCGGACAGGGAACAACTGCTTTAGAACTGATTCAAGAAGTTGGTGAATTGGACTTGCTATTAGTTTGTTGTGGCGGTGGCGGATTACTTTCAGGATGTGCGATCGCAGCTAAAGCACTTTTACCCAATTGTAAAGTAATCGGGGTAGAACCAGCACTTGCCGACGATGCTACCCGCTCTTTTCACACCAAAACCCTGCAAACTGTCAAGAATCCTGATACCATCGCCGATGGTGCGCGGACTCCTAGCCTTGGTAAAATTACTTTCCCCTTAGTGCTGCATTACGTCGATGATATGGTGACGGTATCTGAAGAAGCAATTCTTCGCACCATGTTTTTCTTGTGGGAACGTCTGAAAATTGTAGTTGAACCCACCGGAGTACTTGCAGCCGCAGCCTTACTCGAAGGTGTGGTGACAGCACCAGAGTCGAGGATTGGTGTGATCATCAGTGGTGGAAATGTCGATTTGGCGCAAGTTGGTAAATTGTTTTCTGGTGGATTTTGA